CGCGCCGACCGCCCGGCGGACACGGACACGGACACGGGCACGGGCACGGGCCCGGCCACCGGCCCGGTTCTCGCCGCGCCCCTCCGCCTGGACCAGCCCCTCGCCTCCGGGCCGTACGGCGCCGACGCGGGAGACGCGGCAGGCGCCGCCACGGCCCTGGCCGACGGGCCCGCCGTCGGCCGGGTGGTGGCCCCGGAGGAGACGGCACCCCTGCGGGCCGTCCTGTCCCGGAACGGCACTTCCCCCCACCAGTCCCGCCCCGGCGGGACCGACTCCCCGGCCGGTACCGGCGAAGCCCCCGGCCTCGCCACCAACCCCGCCCCCCACAGCCTCACCACCAACCCCGCCCCCCGGGGCCGGACCAACGGCACCGGCCTCCGGGGCCCCAGCACCGGCACCACCGCCCCCGCCGCACCGGCCCGAACCGGGCGGGCGCGGCCTCAGGGGCGTCCCGACGCGCGGGCCGGGAGCGCTCCGGACGCGGCCGCCGCCACGCGGGCGAAGGGCGGACGGCGCGGGCGGCACGCCGGAGCGCGGCGGGGCACGGTCCTCGGCGCGGCGCCGGTCGAGCGGGAGGGCGTGGCGCTGCCCGGCTGGACGGGGCTGGCCGCCGGGGCGGTCGCGCTCGTCGCCTGCGGGTTCGCCGCGTGGTGGACGGGCGCGCTGCCCGAAGGGCTCGGCCGGATGCTGGGCCTGCCGTTCCGCCCGTACCGGGGTCTGCCGCTCGGGACGTCCGCGCTGCTGACGGCCGGTGTGCTGCTGGCGATGTTCGCGTTCGGCGGGCTGGTGCGCGGCCGGGTCGGGTACGCCTCCGTGCTCACCCTGTTCGGCGACTACCGGGGCACCGTGCGGCGCACCGGCCTGCTGTGGGTGAGCCCGCTGCTGCTGCGCCGCCGTCTCGACGTACGGCTGCGGCACTGGCGCAGCGAACCGCTGCCCGCCGTCGACGCGAACGGCACGGCCCTGCGGGTCGTCGTGCTGGTCGTGTGGCGGGTCCGTGACACGGTCCGGGCGGCGTTCGCCGTGGCGGACCACGAGCGGTACCTGCGCGAACAGGTGGAGGCCGCCCTCGCGCGCGTGCTGTCCCGGCTGCCCGCCGACGTGTTCCACGGCGGCGAGCCGACGCTGCGGGACGCCGACGCGGTGGGGGAGGCGATGACGCGGATGGTCGCCGCCGAGTGCGCGCCGGTCGGCATCGAGGTGTTCTCGGCGCAGCCGACGCGGATCGAGTACGCCCCGGAGATCGCGGCAGCGATGCGCCGCCGCCGGATCGCGGCGATCGACGCGCAGCACCGGGACGCGGTGCTCGGCTCGGTCGTGGACGCGGTGGACGACATGATGCACCGGCTCACCGAGCGGGGCCTGGTCGAGCTGGACGACTACGAGCGCAAGGACCTGGTGCGGGACCTGACCGTGGCGTTCTACACGGGGCACACCCTCCCGGCCGCCGCCGACCGGGGCGCCTGAGCCGGGACCGGCACCCCCGGCGCGGTATCCGGCACGCCCGGGAAGCACCCGTACGCCCGGCAAGCGGAAAGGCCCCTCGCTTTCGCGAGGGGCCTTCCTGTCTGTGCGCCGCCAGGGACTCGAACCCCGGACCCGCTGATTAAGAGTCAGCTGCTCTAACCAACTGAGCTAGCGGCGCCCGCTGACAGAAGTAATACTACCCGGTCCTCAGGGGTGCTCCGCGCCACCGCCCGACGCTCCCGCCCCACAGCCCGCGCCACCGGCCTGGGCGCCGCCTCACAGCCCGCGCCACCGGTCCGGACCGCGCCCGGAGCCTCTGCCCCGCCGCGCACTCTCACACGGCAGCCTCGCGGGGCCGGCGGGCTGCGCCGCCCGGCGGTCTCACAGCGCCAGCGACAGCACCACTGGCGCGGCCTTGCGGTTCAGGGTGTCCGCCGCCGAGCGCAGCCGGTGGGCGTGCTCGATCGGGAGGGACAGGGCCAGGCAGCCGACCGACGAACCGGCCGTCAGCGGGACCGCCGCGCAGACCGTGCCCACGGCGTACTCCTGGAGGTCCAGGACGGGGACGGTCGGCGGCTGGCTGTCCAGCTTGGAGAACAGCACCCGCTCGCTGGTGATCGTCCGCGACGTGAGCCGGGCGATCTTGTGGCGGGCCAGGTGGTCGCGCCGCCCGTTCTGGTCGAGCTGGGTCAGCAGGCACTTGCCGACCGCGCTGGCGTGCGCCGCCGAGCGGAAGTCCACCCACTCGTTGACCTTCGGCGTGTGCGGCCCGTCCGCCATCTGCGTGATCTTGACCTCGCCGTCGATGTACCGGCTGATGTACACGGCCGCGCCGACCGAGTCGCGCAGCTCCGTGAGGGTCTCCTGGAGCTTCGCCTCCAGCGCCTCGCGCCGGGTGACGCCGGAGCCGAGCAGCACCAGCGAGTCGCCCACGATGTACGCGCCGTCGGCGACCTGCTCCACGTACCCCTCGCGCCGCAGCATGCGCAGCAGCGGCGTCAGGTGCGCGGCCGGCAGGCCCGTCTCGCGCGCGATCTGCGCGTCGGTGACCCCGCCGCCGTGCCGGGACACCGTTTCGAGGACGCGCAGGGCGTACTGCACCGAATGGAACGGCGCGGTCGGCTCGGGCTTCAGCGCCACGGTTTCCCCCTACCAGGTTGTGACCGCAAGCTACCTTCCGTACCACGATAACCGCCAAGGACCCTTTACGGGCCAGCCGTTGGCAAGAAGTACGCCCCGCCCCGCCGCGCACGCTGCGACGCGCTCCCCTGGTATATGCCAGTGGCACGGCGGGGGCGAGTAAGGCGAGGTCAGAGCACCGCGCCCAGGAATTCGCGAGTGCGTTCGTGCTCCGGGTCGGAGAAGATCTTCTCCGGTGAACCGGCTTCGATCACGCGTCCGGAGTCGAACATGAGAACCTCGTCCGAGATGTCCCTGGCGAAATTCATCTCATGCGTGACGCACACCATGGTGATGTCCGTGGTCCGCGCGATGTCCGTGAGCAGGTCCAGCACCCCGGCCACCAGCTCCGGGTCGAGCGCCGACGTCACCTCGTCCAGCAGCAGCACCTTCGGCCGCATCGCCAGCGCCCGCGCGATGGCCACGCGCTGCTGCTGACCGCCCGACAGCTGCGAGGGCCGCGCGTCCTCCTTGGCGGCGAGCCCCACCAGGTCCAGCAGTCCGCGCGCCCGTTCGGCGGCCTCGTCGCGGCTCATGCCGAGCACCCGTACGGGCGCCTCGGTGACGTTGCGCAGCACGGACATGTTCGGGAACAGGTTGAACTGCTGGAACACCATGCCGATGTCCTTGCGCACCTCGCGGCGCTGCCTCTCGTCGGCGGGGAACAGCCGTCGGCCGCCCACCTCGATCGTGCCGCTGTCGGGCCGCTCCAGCGTCATCAGCATCCGCAGGATCGTCGTCTTGCCGGACCCGGACGGGCCGATCAGCGTGACGTGGCGGCCCGCGTCGACCGTGAACGACAGGTCGTCCAGGACGGTGTTCTCGCCGAAGCGCTTGGACACGTCGGTGAAGCGGACGAGTTCGGTGGACGGACCGGCGGGCGGGGTGGTGGTCGGGTCAGTGGACAAGGCGGCGCTCCAGAGTGCGGACGAGCAGGGAAGCCGGGTAGGCGATCAGGATGAAGGCGACACCGACGACGGTGAGCGGCTCGGTGTACTGGAAGGTGTCGGCGCTCTCCAGCCGTGCCCGCTGGAGCATCTCCAGCACGCTGATTCCGGCGAGCAGCGGCGTGTCCTTCAGCATGGCGATGACGTAGTTGCCGAGCGCGGGCGCGACGCGGCGCACCGCCTGCGGCAGGATCACCGCCGACCAGGTGCGGTGCGCGGGCAGGCTGAGCGCCCTCGCCGCCTCCCACTGCCCGGCGGGTACGGCGTCGATGCCCGCCTTGTACACCTGCGCCGTGTACGTCGAGTAGTGCAGCCCGATGGCGAGGGTGCCGGTGGTGAGCGCCGAGAACTGCACGCCCCACTCGGGCAGCACGAAGTACAGGAAGAACAGCTGCACCAGCAGCGGCGTCGTACGGACGAAATCGGTGACGGCGGTCACCGGCCAGCGCACCAGCCGGCTCCGGCCGCGCAGCCCGGCCGCCCACACGAGGCCCAGGGTGAACGAGATCAGCGAGCCGAGGACGAGGACCTGCAGGGTGACCAGCAGCCCGTCGGCGAAGCTCGGCAGGAAGTCCGCGACGGCGGACCAGTCCCAGGTCACTTGACCACCATCCCCAGGTTGGCCTTCGCCCGGCGCTCCAGCGCCTTCATGGAGCGGGTCACCCCGAGGGCGAGGACGAAGTAGATGACGAGCACGGCCGTGTAGATCTGCGCGCTGTCCTGGGTGGCGAGCCGCACCAGGTACGCCGCGAACGACACGTCCCCGACGCCGAGCAGCGACACGAGCGCCGTGCCCTTGAGCAGCTCCACCAGCAGGTTGCAGAACGACGGCAGCATCTCCGGCACCGCCTGCGGCAGCAGCACCAGCCGCATCCGCTGCCAGGGCGTCAGACTCAGCGCCACGGCCGCCTCCCGCTGCGCCGGCGGTACGGCGGCCAGGCCGCCACGCACCACTTCGGCGCCGTACGCCCCGTACGACAGGCCCAGCGCGAGCACCGCCGCCCACATCGGCACCAACTGCCAGCCCAGCAGCGGCGGTACCACGAAGAACAGCCAGAACATCAGCACCAGCGCGGAGACGCCCCGGAAGATCTCCGTGTACGCGGTGGCGGCGAACCGCACGAGCCGCGAGCGGTGGGTGCGGGCCATGCCGACGCCGAACGCCACCACCGCGCCGAGCAGCGCGCTGTACACGAGGAGCTGGACGGTGACCCAGATGCCGGGCAGGACCCAGTTCTGCCAGAGTCCCATGGTCATCGGCACAGCTCCTCGGCGGTCAGCGTGGTCATCTCCGCGCGGGTGAAGCCGAACCGGCGCATGATGCGGAACAGCTCGCCGCTCCGCTTCATGCGGTGGATCTCGGCGTTGAAGGCGTCCCGCAGCTCCCGGTCGGTGCGGCGGAACGCGAAGCCGCCGCCGTCGATCTGCCGCTTGCCGTCCACGACGGCGGCGAACGGCTCGGTCGCCTCGGTCCTGGCGCTGCCGCGCACCACCTGGCGGCTGGTGAGGGCGGTGCCCACGAAGGCGTCCACCCGGCCGGATTCGACGGCGTTCAGCCCCGCGACCTGATCCTGGAGAATGACGAGCCGCTTCTCGGGGTACCCGGCGGCCACGGCATAGGCGCTCTGCGCGTATCCGGCGCCGGTGGCGAGGCGGGCCCGGCGGCGCACCACGTCCTCGTACGAGCGCAGCCCGAGCGGGTTGCCCTTCCGCACGATGAAGGAGTCCAGCATCTGGTACTCGGGATCGGAGAAGAGCACCTGCCGGCAGCGGTCCTTCTTGATGTACATGCCGGCGGACACGACGTCGAACTGCTGTGAGTTGAGGCCGGGGATGAGGGAGCCGAAGTCGGTCGCCACGGGCTGGACGCGGTCGATGCCGAGCCGCCGGAACACGACCTTGGCGAGTTCGGGCGCCTCGCCGGTGAAGGCGCCGTCCTCGTCCACGTACCCGTAGGGCACCTCCCCGGCGATGCCGAGCCGTACCGTGCCCTGCGATCTGAGCCGGGCGAGGGCGTCCCCGGTGGGAACGCGGGCGCACCCGGCGGCGCCGAGCGCCCCCGACACGCCGAACGCCGCCGTGCCGAGGAGCAACGAGCGGCGTCTCACCGATCCTGATTCCCTGTCTCTGTTGTCTGTGCGACGAGCTGTACGAGCCATGGGCGCGCCGCTACCCGGACCCGCTCGGGGTATGCCGGATCGGCGCTACCGATTACAGGAGGCTTTGCCATGACCACCGTCGGACTGCTCCGCCCGGAGGGTCACCCGGAGGACGACTACCGCCGTATCGAGACGCTGCTGGGCGGCGACATCCGCGTGGACCCCGTCGTGTACGACGGGCCCGGCACCGACCCGGAGCGGCTGGCCGCCGGGGCGGAGCGGCTGCGTCTCGCGGGCACCGACGCGGTCGTGTGGGCGACGGCGGGCGCGTCGTTCGCGCAGGGCTGGGACGCGGCGCGGGCCCACGCCAGGGCGCTGGCGCTGACGGCGGGCCTCCCCGCGTCCAGTACGGCGATCGGCTTCGCGCACGCGACGCGGGCGGTCGGCGCGACCCGCGTGGCGGTGGCGGGCGGGTACCCGGACGACGTGGCGGGCGCGGTGGTCCGGTTCCTGGAGGCGGCGGGCATCCAGGTGGTGGGCGAGGCGCGGGCGCACGGCGGGCTGCCGCTGCCCGATCTGGTGCGGGCGGCCGACGACCCGAGCGCGGAGGCGGTGCTGGTCCCGGACACCTCCGTGCCGACGGTCGCTGAGGTCCCGGAGGCGGAGGCGGCGGCCGGGAAGCCCGTGCTGACGGGGACGCTGGTGACGGTGTGGGAGGGGCTGCGGCTCGCGGAGCGGCACGGGGTGTGGGGCGAGGAGCTGGGCGCGCTGTTCGTCCGCCGTGGTCCGCGGGACGTGTGGGAGCCGAGGGCGTAGGGCGCGCCGGGGCTGAGCCGGGAATAAGCGGATGGTGCCTCCTGTTAGGCGATGGCGTAGAGACGTCATGGCGCAGGAGGGCCCACGGTGAGCGACGAGACACAGCACACGGCGACGGACGGCACGGCGGCGGTACGGCCCGTCGGCACCGCCGCCGCCACCGACCCGATCCGGGGCGGGGCGCCCGGCACGGCCCCCGTGCCGCTCTCCGTCCTGGACCTGGTGACCGTCGGGCAGGGGTCCACCGCGTCGCGGGCGCTGGCCACCAGCGTGGAGATCGCCCGTCTGGCCGAGCGGCGCGGCTACCACCGCCACTGGGTCGCCGAGCACCACTCGATGCCCGGCGTCGCCTCGTCCTCCCCGGCGGTGATCCTCGCGCACCTCGCCGCCCACACGAGCCGCATCCGCCTCGGCTCGGGCGGCGTGATGCTGCCCAACCACGCGCCGCTCGTCGTCGCCGAGCAGTTCGGCACCCTGGAGGCGCTGGCGCCCGGCCGGGTGGACCTGGGCCTCGGTCGCGCGCCCGGCACGGACGGCGCCACCGCCGCCGCGCTGCGCCGCGCGGACCGGCTGGACGAGGGCGCCGACGAGTTCCCGCAGCAGCTCGCCGAGCTGATCCGGTTCCTGGACGACGACTTCCCGGACGGCCACCCGTACGCCCGTATCCACGCCGTGCCGGGCCCGGTGCAGGGCCCGGCGGGGCGGCCGCCGGTGTGGCTGCTCGGCTCGTCCGGGTTCAGCGCGCGGCTCGCCGGGACGCTGGGCCTGCCGTTCGCGTTCGCCCACCACTTCTCGGCCCGCAACACGATCCCGGCGCTGGACCTGTACCGGTCGTCGTTCCGCCCGTCGGCCGTGCTGGACGCCCCGTACGCGCTGATCGGCGTGTCCGCGATCGCCGCCGACGACCCGCGCGAGGCGCGGCGCCAGGCGTTGAGCGGCGCGCTGTCGATGGTGCGGCTGCGCACCGGGCGGCCGGGTCTCGTGCCCACGCCGGAGGAGGCCGAGGCGTACCCGTACAGCCCGGTCGAGCGGGACTTCGTGGACGGCTGGCTGGCGAACGTCGTCCACGGCACGCCCGACGAGGTGCGGGCCGGGCTGGACGACCTCCAGAAGCGGACGGGCGCCGACGAGCTGATGATCACGGCGAGCGTGCACGGCGGCGAGGCGCGGCTGCGCTCGTACGAGCTGATCGCGGACGCGTACGGAATGGTCTAGCCCCCATTTGGTCCAGACCATTGACGCGGGGCGCGCGCGGCGGCTATCAATACGTCAACTTCCGTACGCCGCACGGCTGCGCGGCGCGCCTCAGTCCACCGCCCCTGCCCGGAGAGGCCCACCCTCCCCGACCAGGGGCGGTCCTCAGCCCCGCCGGACGGGTCGCGGCGCGGGGCGTTCAGGGCGCGGGGGGCAGGAGTGCCGCGATCCGGGACGGGGGGACCGGCCGGGAGTACCACCAGCCCTGGCCCGTGTCGCAGCCGATCCGCCGCAGCCGCTCCGCCTGCCCCGCCGTCTCCACGCACTCCGCCGTCACCGTCAGCCCCAGCCGGTGCGCCAGGCACACCATCGCCTCCACGATCACCTCGTCGGCCGGGTTCGGGTGCGCCTCGTCCTGGAAGCCCCGCACGAACGATCCGTCGAGCTTCAGCACCGACACGGGCAGGCGGCTCAGGTAGGCGAGGTTCGAGTACCCGGTGCCGAAGTCGTCGATGGCGATCCGCACGCCCATCCCGCTCAGCGCCTGGAGCGCCCGCAGCGGCCGCCCGGCCGACCCCATCACCGCCGACTCGGTCAGCTCCAGCTGGAGCAGGCCCGGTTCGAGGCCCGTCTCGTCCAGGATCTCCGCCACGTCCGCGACCAGGTCGGAGTCCCACACCTGCCGTACGGCGACGTTGACGCTGACGAACAGCGGCCGCGCGTCGGGACGTTCGGCCTGCCAGCGGCGGGCCTGGTGGCACGCGGTCCGCAGCACCCACCGGCCCAGCTGCACGATGGACCCGTCTTCTTCAGCAATTCCGATGAACCGATTCGGCGCCAGCGTCCCGAACCGGGGGTGGTTCCAGCGGACCAGCGCCTCCACCCCGCGCACCGCCCCGTCGGCCATGCCGACCAGCGGCTGGTACTCCAGCGCGAACTCGCCCCGCTCCACGGCCGGCCGCAGTGTCGAGCTGAGCGCCTGCCGGGTCATCCGGTGCGCGTTGCGCTCCGGGTCGAAGAGCGTCCAGCGGGCCTTGCCGTCGGCCTTCGCCCAGTACTGCGTCGTCTCGGCGGCCTGCATCAGCCCGTTGACGGTGGTGCCCGCCGCGGCCCGCTCCACCACGCCGATGGACGCGGACACCGAAAGACGCTGCCCCGCCAGGTCGAACGGGCGCTGTACGGCGGCGAGCACGGCCCCGGCGAGCGCGGCGAGCTGTTCCGTGCCGGTCGAGTCCTCGACCAGGATCGCGAACTCGTCGCCGCCGAGCCGCGCCACCAGATGGCCGCCCCCGCGCGCGTACGCGTCGTTCTCGGCGCACTCGGTGAGCCGGGTGGCGACGGCGGCGAGCAGCCGGTCGCCGACCCGGTGGCCGAGCGTCTCGTTGACGGCCTTGAACCCGTCCAGGTCCAGGTAGCACAGGCCGATCCGGCCCGTGCCGCCCTCGCCGTACGCGTCGTAGGAGTCGTACGCGTCGCACGAGGCGTGCTCCAGCGCGGACGTGAGGCGCTCGAAGAACAGCGTCCGGTTGGGCAGCCGCGTCACCGGGTCGTGCATCTGGAGGTGCCGCAGTCGCGCCTGGAGCTCGCGGCGGTCGCTGATGTCGGCGACGGACAGCAGCACATGGCGGCTGCGGGGTACGGGCGCGACGGTGACCTCCGCCCACAGCGACCGTCCGTCCGGGTGCTTGAGGCGGCGCGTGCAGCGGAAGCGGGAGCGGTGGCCGCGCAGCACCTCCCGGTACGCGTGCCAGGTGCGGCTGTCGGCGCCCAGGTCCACCAGCTCAGCGGCGGCGCGGCGGCGCAGGGACGCGGCGTCCGTGCCGACGAGGTCGGCGAGGCCGTCGTTCGCGCTGACCACCAGACCGTCGCCGTCCACGACCGCCATGGGGAGCTGCGCCGCGTTGAACGCCGCGTGGACGTCGCGCAGCAGCGCCGCGGGGGAGGGTGCGGGGCCCGGTGCGGCCTCGGGAACCGCGGCCGGGCGGGGCGGCTGGGCGCGGGGCGGTTGCCGGCGGCGTGGCTGCGCGGTGGGTGGCTGCTCGCGGTGCGCCGTGGTCCCGCCATGGGCGCCGTCGGCCGCCGTGGTCCCGTCGTTGGTGTCGCCGGCCACCGGACCCGTCTCACGCACCGTGGTCGTCTCACGCGCCGTGGTCGTCCGGAGTGCGGTGCTGGGCTGTGCGACCGCTGTGTGTCCCGGTCCTTCTGGAGTTCCGCTCACCGCTCGCTCCCGCAGGGCAGTTGTGACGTACAGATCTGGTCGGGCGAGGTCGGCCATGGAAAGTGTGCCGATCCCGGGCGCTGCCGTGGGGCCGTTCCAGCGACCCCCGGCCTGTGGACAACGGCCGAACGGCCCAACGGACACGCCCGATCGTTTCTGCGCGGGTGTGGCGCGACTCGGCCAGGGTCCGACCGGATGTGACTGCCGGTGAAGGGGCGCAGGGGGTACGGGGGTGCCGCCGCTCACCCGAGTGGGGCAGCGGAACAGGGCATACCATCCCAAAACGGCACAGGGTGGGGAGACGTTCCGTATATCTCGCACCCGGAGGTTGACGTGGAGGGTCAGCAGCCGCCCGCGCAGCGACGTCCGCAGCCGCCCGCGCCGCTGCACGGCGGAGTGCGCCGCCCGAGCCTGCGCTCCACGGCCGCCGGGGTGTTCTCCCTCGTCGCCATCGCCGCGACGGGCCTCGTCTCCGGCCCGGCGGCGGGCGAGCCGTCGGCGGGGCCGTGCGCCCTGCCGCGCACCGACGCCCACCACTCGCTGGGCCTGGACACCTGGAACGCCGCCTACCCGAAGCCCGAGCGGACCCTCGACGCGGTCATGCTCTTCCTGTCGTTCCCGGACTCGGCGCCGCCGCACTCGACGGAGACGATCGCCGCCGACTACTTCCCCGACACGAGCGAGTTCTTCGAGCGGGCCTCGTACGGGCGGTTCACGCTGCGCGCCCACCCCCGGCACGGCTGGCTGCGCATGCCGCGCCCGTCCACCGCGTACGCCATACAGCGGGACTGGGCGGCCGACCGGCGGGCCGCCTACCTGCGGGACGCGCTCGCGGTGGCCGACCCGGTCGTGGACTTCTCCCGGTACGACATCGTCTACCTGGTCGCGGACCCGGAGGCGCCCGGCGTGGACTCGGACGCGACGAAGGTCGTCAACCTGCGGACGCCGCTGCGCGCGGACGGCACGGACATCGACCGGGTGGTGACGCTGTTCGAACGGCACCCG
This genomic window from Streptomyces thermolilacinus SPC6 contains:
- a CDS encoding IclR family transcriptional regulator; this translates as MALKPEPTAPFHSVQYALRVLETVSRHGGGVTDAQIARETGLPAAHLTPLLRMLRREGYVEQVADGAYIVGDSLVLLGSGVTRREALEAKLQETLTELRDSVGAAVYISRYIDGEVKITQMADGPHTPKVNEWVDFRSAAHASAVGKCLLTQLDQNGRRDHLARHKIARLTSRTITSERVLFSKLDSQPPTVPVLDLQEYAVGTVCAAVPLTAGSSVGCLALSLPIEHAHRLRSAADTLNRKAAPVVLSLAL
- the ehuA gene encoding ectoine/hydroxyectoine ABC transporter ATP-binding protein EhuA — its product is MSTDPTTTPPAGPSTELVRFTDVSKRFGENTVLDDLSFTVDAGRHVTLIGPSGSGKTTILRMLMTLERPDSGTIEVGGRRLFPADERQRREVRKDIGMVFQQFNLFPNMSVLRNVTEAPVRVLGMSRDEAAERARGLLDLVGLAAKEDARPSQLSGGQQQRVAIARALAMRPKVLLLDEVTSALDPELVAGVLDLLTDIARTTDITMVCVTHEMNFARDISDEVLMFDSGRVIEAGSPEKIFSDPEHERTREFLGAVL
- the ehuD gene encoding ectoine/hydroxyectoine ABC transporter permease subunit EhuD, with amino-acid sequence MTWDWSAVADFLPSFADGLLVTLQVLVLGSLISFTLGLVWAAGLRGRSRLVRWPVTAVTDFVRTTPLLVQLFFLYFVLPEWGVQFSALTTGTLAIGLHYSTYTAQVYKAGIDAVPAGQWEAARALSLPAHRTWSAVILPQAVRRVAPALGNYVIAMLKDTPLLAGISVLEMLQRARLESADTFQYTEPLTVVGVAFILIAYPASLLVRTLERRLVH
- the ehuC gene encoding ectoine/hydroxyectoine ABC transporter permease subunit EhuC, whose protein sequence is MTMGLWQNWVLPGIWVTVQLLVYSALLGAVVAFGVGMARTHRSRLVRFAATAYTEIFRGVSALVLMFWLFFVVPPLLGWQLVPMWAAVLALGLSYGAYGAEVVRGGLAAVPPAQREAAVALSLTPWQRMRLVLLPQAVPEMLPSFCNLLVELLKGTALVSLLGVGDVSFAAYLVRLATQDSAQIYTAVLVIYFVLALGVTRSMKALERRAKANLGMVVK
- the ehuB gene encoding ectoine/hydroxyectoine ABC transporter substrate-binding protein EhuB; translation: MARTARRTDNRDRESGSVRRRSLLLGTAAFGVSGALGAAGCARVPTGDALARLRSQGTVRLGIAGEVPYGYVDEDGAFTGEAPELAKVVFRRLGIDRVQPVATDFGSLIPGLNSQQFDVVSAGMYIKKDRCRQVLFSDPEYQMLDSFIVRKGNPLGLRSYEDVVRRRARLATGAGYAQSAYAVAAGYPEKRLVILQDQVAGLNAVESGRVDAFVGTALTSRQVVRGSARTEATEPFAAVVDGKRQIDGGGFAFRRTDRELRDAFNAEIHRMKRSGELFRIMRRFGFTRAEMTTLTAEELCR
- a CDS encoding aspartate racemase/maleate isomerase family protein; protein product: MTTVGLLRPEGHPEDDYRRIETLLGGDIRVDPVVYDGPGTDPERLAAGAERLRLAGTDAVVWATAGASFAQGWDAARAHARALALTAGLPASSTAIGFAHATRAVGATRVAVAGGYPDDVAGAVVRFLEAAGIQVVGEARAHGGLPLPDLVRAADDPSAEAVLVPDTSVPTVAEVPEAEAAAGKPVLTGTLVTVWEGLRLAERHGVWGEELGALFVRRGPRDVWEPRA
- a CDS encoding LLM class flavin-dependent oxidoreductase, producing the protein MSDETQHTATDGTAAVRPVGTAAATDPIRGGAPGTAPVPLSVLDLVTVGQGSTASRALATSVEIARLAERRGYHRHWVAEHHSMPGVASSSPAVILAHLAAHTSRIRLGSGGVMLPNHAPLVVAEQFGTLEALAPGRVDLGLGRAPGTDGATAAALRRADRLDEGADEFPQQLAELIRFLDDDFPDGHPYARIHAVPGPVQGPAGRPPVWLLGSSGFSARLAGTLGLPFAFAHHFSARNTIPALDLYRSSFRPSAVLDAPYALIGVSAIAADDPREARRQALSGALSMVRLRTGRPGLVPTPEEAEAYPYSPVERDFVDGWLANVVHGTPDEVRAGLDDLQKRTGADELMITASVHGGEARLRSYELIADAYGMV
- a CDS encoding putative bifunctional diguanylate cyclase/phosphodiesterase — protein: MAVVDGDGLVVSANDGLADLVGTDAASLRRRAAAELVDLGADSRTWHAYREVLRGHRSRFRCTRRLKHPDGRSLWAEVTVAPVPRSRHVLLSVADISDRRELQARLRHLQMHDPVTRLPNRTLFFERLTSALEHASCDAYDSYDAYGEGGTGRIGLCYLDLDGFKAVNETLGHRVGDRLLAAVATRLTECAENDAYARGGGHLVARLGGDEFAILVEDSTGTEQLAALAGAVLAAVQRPFDLAGQRLSVSASIGVVERAAAGTTVNGLMQAAETTQYWAKADGKARWTLFDPERNAHRMTRQALSSTLRPAVERGEFALEYQPLVGMADGAVRGVEALVRWNHPRFGTLAPNRFIGIAEEDGSIVQLGRWVLRTACHQARRWQAERPDARPLFVSVNVAVRQVWDSDLVADVAEILDETGLEPGLLQLELTESAVMGSAGRPLRALQALSGMGVRIAIDDFGTGYSNLAYLSRLPVSVLKLDGSFVRGFQDEAHPNPADEVIVEAMVCLAHRLGLTVTAECVETAGQAERLRRIGCDTGQGWWYSRPVPPSRIAALLPPAP
- a CDS encoding M6 family metalloprotease domain-containing protein, which produces MEGQQPPAQRRPQPPAPLHGGVRRPSLRSTAAGVFSLVAIAATGLVSGPAAGEPSAGPCALPRTDAHHSLGLDTWNAAYPKPERTLDAVMLFLSFPDSAPPHSTETIAADYFPDTSEFFERASYGRFTLRAHPRHGWLRMPRPSTAYAIQRDWAADRRAAYLRDALAVADPVVDFSRYDIVYLVADPEAPGVDSDATKVVNLRTPLRADGTDIDRVVTLFERHPPDRNVLAHETGHVFDLPDLYNRPVDGKGDWDTHVGDWDVMGSQFALAPEPFGWHKWKLGWLGAHQVRCVREPQLVTLQPLAAENGAPAAPGPRLAVVRTGPDRVLAFEARGAFGNDRGTCTEGVLVYRVRGGTESGAGPVEVVDAHPLTEACRDRSVYPPLADAPLAEGESLTVAEEGVRVEVLHRTAAGGWTVRITP